TTATGTTTGCAAGAGACCCACCCCTAGTTGAGCAGTAATCTAATAGTGACCTTCAACAAAAACAGGATGTACTATATCGACCCCTTTAACTACCTGATGAGTTCCCTGCTCGTATTCACCACCTGGGATAAACCGGTTCATTGCACACCGGATGAACTGGCCGTGTTTGACCCGGCTCCCAATCAAACCTGTGGTGAGTATCTCGAGACGTATCAACGCGGCCTGGGGGTGGCTACGAACCTGCTCAACCCACTTGACACTGCAGGTTGCCGCGTGTGCCAATATACCGAGGGTGGGGATTATCTTCGTACACTGAACCTTGCGGAGAGGTCTTATGGATGGAGGAATGCCGGGATTGTTGTTTCATTTGTGATTGGGATCTACGGGCTAGTGTTCCTTATGATGAAACTCAGGACTAAGGCTACCAAGAAGGCTGAGTCTTAGATACAGGTGATCAGAAGGGGACAGATAGTAATGATAGTCTATTCGTACCTACCGCCAGTGGATGTCTCATCATCGCTTTTCCATTTTAAGTGGAAAGGTTAGAATCAAGGAAGGATGGTTTTATCAAGTTGGGCTAGGGGTCAACCTTTCTATAATTAATGATTCAGTGGTAGAGAAAAGGAATGCTGTCGGGCAGCAACCCGACTAAACCCGACGGGGGCCTCAACGATGGTGTCATCGGAAGCGAGCCCCACCGGAGCCAAACAGATGAACAGAAAGGCCGAGTCATCGCCAGCGCCGGCAGATTTTCGATCTGATAAGCGGCCAAAATTTCGCCTCACTCCGATCttccctcttcccttctcctcaCTACTATAACCCAGGCGAAGCGCAGCGCAAATTTCGACTTTTCGTTTCGCCACTCCAACCTCATCCTAAAACGTCCTCATATTTAAACGAACTCATAACCGAGCGACAATTCCCGAGATTTCCACCATTACCCCAGCAAAACCAAAGCCAGAGCCCGCCCCCAAACCCCACCTTCAACCCGCAGAGTCAAGCAAAAGACAAAGCAAAGCGTCAAGATGTCAACCCTAATTGAAATTTCCTCCGAGGCAGAATTCGACTCCCACATCAAGTCCCTGCCTTCAACAACCTTATCGATCCTCTACTTCCATGCCCCTTGGGCCGCGCCCTGCGCGCAAATGCGCACCGTGCTCGCCGCCCTCGCATCCCAATACCCCGCCACACAGCCCCCAACAACCTCCTTCATTAGCATCAACGCCGAAGAACTCCCCGACATTTCTGAAACTTACGAGGTCACCGCCGTGCCCTTCGTAGTCCTCACTCGCGACGGCAAAATCCTTGAATCCATCTCCGGCAGCGACGCCGTCCGCGTCCGTGAAGCCATCGAACGCCACGCCGGCTCGAAAGCCTCGGCCGGCGCACCTGCCACGATCCCCCCGCCCTTGGCCGCTGTGCCCCGCGAGACGGGCCCCACGACGGCTACGCAGCCGCCGGCCGGAGCCGCGAACGGGGATGCGCTGACGCCGGAGCAGTCGAAGGAGGCGCTGTTTGCGCGACTCAGAGAGCTGGTCAAGGCGGCGCCGGTGATGCTGTTTATGAAGGGGACGCCGAGTGCGCCGCAGTGTGGGTTCAGTCGGCAGCTTGTGGCGATTCTGCGGGAGAGGAGCGTCAAGTATGGGTTCTTTAATATCTtggccgatgaggatgtgaGGCAGGGATTGAAGGAGTTTGCGGATTGGCCGACGTTCCCGCAGTTGTGGGTTGGTGGGGAGTTGGTTGGGGGTTTGGATATTGTAAGTCTttatttcctcttttttttcttcctctgttTGGTTTCCTTGCCGTGGTTGAATGGACTTGTGCTAATTGGTGAACAGGTCAAGGACGAGATTGAAAATGATCCGGATTTCTTGCGTGAGCACTCTGTCAACAAGGCTCCCGTTGCGGCTTGAATTTATAGAATACGGGAAATAGTTTTCTTTAtgtcttgttttctatcTGCTTGCAAACACGATTTGTTAGATTATAGGACAGCGATGCCATCACGTTTTCTATGTTCAGTGTTCCAGCACCATGTCTCCCTGCATGTCTAATTCCTTCGATTCAACAGCTTAATAAAAAGAGacccaaaaaaacaaatgaatatatatatcacgtTATGCTTATATACAGGAGCTCATCTAAGCTCCTCTGACTGCGTTGAACCGCTGTATACCCTATGCGTATGTATTCGAGATTTTTGCATAAAATCAGTAGCCTCGCGGCCAATGCCTTAGTACATCACGTTGTTCGTTATCTTTACATAGTCGATTCCTCTTTGGAAGTTTAGTTGCTCTAAACTTGGCCCTCTCCCTCGGCCTCTTTCCGAGATGGTTTGCTCGGGCTGTCGCGCCACAAGTGCGGGTATTTACGGGCCGACGTCGCGAACTTGGACAACACGGCGTCCTCATCCACATAGGCACCAGCGAGCCAGCGCTGGCCAGTAGCGGTATTAAACTGCCTCCGGGCGTGCAGCACCCGGCGGTTCTCGAAGATCACACACTCGCCCGGGTTCAGTTTCAGCTCGTAGATATACTTCTCGTCCTCCAACATCTTGGCGAATTTATCCAAGGCCCGCATCTCGCTCATGGTACGGTTAAATGGACGGCGCTGTCCGTGCATTGGGGCCTGGAAGGGCGGGGAGTAGTTGGCGTGCATcagccgctgctgctgcgtGTACTCATCCACATAAGTCTGGAACACGGGCCAATCGTTCGTATAAATATCATTTTCATGGTTATATTCATATGAAAGTCGGAGATTACACAGGGCCTTGAAAGCCTCCGGATCATCGATGCTAAGCTGTCTAGCGACGGCGAACGAGTCAGCGAACAGCGACTCGCCGCCATCGCACGAGTTCTGGAGACAATGTAGGAGCTGGTAACCCGGCGGCTCGTTCATGTACATCAGATCCATGTGGAAGCCCAGGAACTGGCTCGTGTAGGCGACGTTCTTGGCCTCGGGGACGGTGCGGACATCCCACGTGGAACCGTAGAAGGTATTTCGGAGGGGTCCCATGCGGGTCGCGAGCTTCTCGACCTCGGCGCGGGAGTCCGGGATGTCCTTGACGAAGAGTAGACCCGTCCGGGCGAGATTGCGCATGGCGCTGGAGAACGCTTCGTCGTCGTGCATGTACTCTTCGTAGGAGACGAAGCGGTGCTGGAACCAGTTGTGCCACAGCAGACGCTTTCTCTTCCGGCCGGTGCTATGGTAGGAGTAGTTTGCGGAGGGGTTTCGTAGTTGATTCAGGGTGTACGTGGAGGTGTGCGACTCGTCGAATCCGGGGATGTCGTTCTCCCATTTCACTTTCAGGACGCTGCCGTCCCACTCTGTGGAGCGTGGTTTGATATCCGTGGGGATGTCGGACATGCGGAAGTTGCGTTGCTTCGAGTGCTGGTCTACACATTGCGGGCATTTGCAGCCGTCGCGTAGCAGATAATGCATGGCCGAGACATCCCCCTTCCCGGTTCGGATTCTGATGCCTTGACGCCCTATTGAGGGTGTGGAGGGCTGGATATTGCGAGCTTGGGGCTCTGGGGGATCCATTAAATTTCGGATAGGTTCATGTAGACCCCCTGGGGGCCCTTTTTTTGGGGTCGGTCCGAGGGAAGCAGCATCTTCGGCGGCACCGCTCGCAACGGAGTAACCACGGGAATAGAGAGGGCGAGCTGAAGGCACAGCAGCCCGAGAGGATCGAAGAACTGTTGCCAAAAGACGAACCATGATGGGTCAATGGCAACCCCCAGGGGCacaaaaagcagaaagatagaaagaaaaactgAAACGAGGGGATGTTGGAGAGAACATCATCCCATATGAAGGTTTTGGGAAAAAGCCGAGGTCCAGGCACCAAGCCGTTTCAGGATTAGCGTGATGTTTCCTTTTTAACCATAAAAAGTGCGGAGTAAAAAGGGCAAACATTGCCGTACAATACCATCCCGATTATTACGGTGTAATATTCTTAGTCAGCAAGCTAGTATTAGATACGTCTTCCGTGACCTAGTTCTAGTAATAATACAACTATCCTCGTTCTGATTAAAGACTGAGATGACACTTGATGATCCTAGGATCAGGGAGGGCTATCTTAGTCCGAAACGTGCATCTTAGTCAGAAAGATGATACTATTGAGATGAAATTAATGGTCCTGGCCCGGTCGTAGAAGGGCTGATTTGGACCAAATGGATCTAGGTTCATGAGATCGCTCAGGCCTCGATAGATTGCTGTCTCATTTCCTCGATGCTGCATACAAGCGTGCTTCGATGTCGCAAGCAGGCTGTTCTTACCTCTTCAAGAAGGTGGGCTTACAAGGCGGCATGTTTTGAGGAAGGTCCGATTCCTCTCACTTCTGAAATGTTTCGGTGCCATCTGACTATAGTTCTAGTACCACTACAAGCTTATCGATGGAGAGGAGAGATATTGTTTCATGGCTTGATAGAGTTTAAGCGGAATTGAACACAAGCGCCCCTCATCTAATATAGACAAACATCATCGAAGGAAACGGCACAATATGCCACGTAACGCAGTATTAACTCTCAGAAAGCCACCTAAATTCACAGATCGATGAAGTCGACAGCCTACCCACTTCACTGACGGATCGTACAAGAGTTAGTACTCCCACTTGAAGCTCATCTGGACCGGGACGTCAGCGAAACTGTGAGAGCTTCTGCCAACTTCCCCTATCAAACCCATCGGTTCATTGCACTCGACCAAAGCAGATCCCTTTTTTTGAATCAGTGCTGTCCCTACGGAAGATTCTAGGCCACGGCTTTGGCTCCAAGATTATTCCGATAGGGTTGAAGGTAGAGTTGTCCCTTTTAAGCTCACTGAATCCACGACTGACGGTAGTTCTGCTCTGCGCCCAGGGCCAAAATCTCCGAAGAAGACTCCCAAGGGGCGGCGGAGTGCGAAGAGCTCGGCCAAGATGAGAATGCTTGGGCCACCGGAGTGATCCTACAGGCTCTGAAAAGGGTCTCAAGCGACACCCTACTCTTCAGATCATGAATGTGTCAATCTCAAGGCTTTTCCTAGAACCTCTGGTATATCTATTGACTTCTAAGAACCAGACAAACGCACAATCGATTCTAGCCTACTCCCACGAAAACCGTTTCAGGTTCAAGTTAAGAGGAAGCTCGACACAGCTCTGAAGATGTGACCTCATTCCCAGTGCGAAGCATAGgatatttagttattttatgTTGTTTCCTCCTATCAATGATAATGAGATGAACCACGTTTATTTGACCCAACTCGCTTCTCTCAATACATACGTCTACCAACCGAAGTGGTGCGATTAGGAGTTCGCAATACCTGGGATGATCGGCGTTGAACTCAAACCCACACGTGCAGGTCTAAGATAAGCCCGTCTATGACCTCGAATCGTCGAATTTATTACAGTATCGATAAGGTATTGAAACATAGCCTCcggtatttttcttttcctttttgccttttttttttttccttttccttttctgaaGGGCAAATTTCTTAGAATAGATCGCAATCAATCGATAACTGTTAGTAACCAGGAACAAAAAAGAGCCAATCCAAAGCATTGCTCGTTACCTAAGAACCTCTTTACGTATCACTGACTTAATCACAAAATTTCCCATGAACTATTCAACCCATTGAAATCTTATAAATCAACTCTTATAAACCCCCATTATATCCTAGGTCAATAAATTTCCACCCGAAAACGAAAAACCATCGTTTCCATTTACCCGGCGCCAAACGTTCCAGATCCCCGTGTGCCAGTCTCAATCACATGCATGTCTGCCGGGGGAGAACACCTCAAGGATGAGGTAAGTCCACGGTCAATCAATTCGTCTTggctcttccttcctccttACTACACTCTAGTACTAAAAGCGCAATGTGAAATGAACAGGGCACGCGACGACAGGTCGTTCTCGCAGGCGGGATCGCAGGCCTAGTCTCCCGGTATGTTCCTATccctcaacaacaaacacCAAAAACCTCAACTAACAGCAATggaaataataaagattctGCGTTGCCCCCCTCGACGTCGTTAAAATCCGTCTCCAGCTCCAAATCCACTCCCTTTCCGACCCAACCTCACACCAGAACATAAAAGGCCCCGTTTACAAAGGCACGCTTCCCACGATCCGCTCCATAGTCCGCGAAGAAGGGATAACAGTACGTCTTACGCCTATGCCTAAACCAACCACCTACATACAACCCCCGCGAATCCTTCCCCCCCAAGTCTAACTCCAAAAACAGGGATTATGGAAAGGCAACATCCCCGCGGAACTAATGTATGTCTGTTACGGCGCGATCCAATTCGCCGCCTACCGAACAACCACGCAAGCCCTATCGCAACTAGACCCTTACCGACTTCCTCCGCCGGCTGAATCCTTCGTCGCGGGCGCCACGGCAGGAGGGTTGGCCACGGCGTCGACGTACCCGCTTGATTTACTACGTACACGGTTTGCAGCGCAGGGCACAGAACGTGTGTATACATCGCTCTACGCATCGGTACGCGATATAGCGCAGAATGAGGGCCCGAAGGGGTTTTTCCGGGGTTGTAGTGCGGCGGTCGGGCAGATTGTGCCCTATATGGGATTATTTTTCGCAACGTATGAATCCTTACGGCCAGTGATGTCTGGATTGCATGATCTGCCGTTTGGGTCCGGGGATGCCGCGGCCGGAGTGGTGGCCAGCGTGTTGGCCAAGACTGGGGTGTTCCCATTAGACCTGGTGCGGAAGAGGCTGCAGGTGCAGGGCCCGACGCGATCCAAGTATGTGCATCGGAATATCCCGGAGTACCAGGGGGTGTACAACACCATGGCCATGATCGTGCGGACACAGGGAATGCGAGGGCTCTATCGCGGTTTGACCGTGAGTCTATTCAAGGCCGCGCCGGCCAGCGCCGTGACGATGTGGACCTACGAGAAGTCCCTGCATTATCTCCGCGAGCTCGAAGTGGCGTCGGAGTGATCTCCGTCCCGTCATTGATTAGATTGTACAGTATAGACTAATGCATTACCCGGTGTTATCTTGGGTGCCGATTCATAATGGACTGGGAATGAGATCCCTCGCAGGAAATTAGATGTGTATTCGTATTTTACGCGCCATATTCTACCGACTGGCTACCGGACAAGTGTGAGAAATAGAACGAACGCTagggaaacaagaaaacagaagGGGTTGTCGCAAGCACAAGGACGAGATACAATTTTGGCACAAAGTAGACAAGCCAAGGATTAAACCGACAAGCAGAGCGGGCGCTGAGTTGCAAGCCGATCAGTATTCaggctcttcctcctccaatGGCTCGCCATCGTTGGCAACCTCCTCGTAATCCTTCTCCAGGGCAGCGAGGTCTTCACGGGCCTCGGAgaattctccttcttccatACCCTCGCCGACATACCAGTGGACGAAGGCACGCTTGGAGTACATGAGATCGAACTTGTGATCAAGACGGCTCCAGGCCTCGGAGATGGCGGTGGTGTTGGAGAGCATGCTGACAGAGCGATCGACCGGGGCAAGTTCGCTGTTGGGAACGCGCACGGGCTTCTGGTAGTTAATACCCAGCTTGAATCCAGTAGGGCACCATTCGACCAGGTTGAAGGAagccttggccttgatggCAGCTACGGCCTGGGTGCAGTCACGGGGCACAACGTCACCGCGGTACAGCAGAGCCACAGCCATGTACTTTCCGTTACGAGGATCGCAGACAACCATCTGGTTATTAGGCTCGAAGCCTAAAAGTCGTTGTCAGTCACTCCATGCCACCAATAGTACTCGGGGGAACAGTAAGGGGTCCATACACTGGAAGGTAAGATCCTGCACCTTGAAGCTTTCATGAGAACTGCGGTTGCTGGATACAACGGGGGCAAAGGAGATCAACGGGTAGTGGATACGAGGGAAGGGCACCAAGTTGGTCTGGAATTCAGTCAAGTCGACGTTGAGGGCACCATCGAAACGCAGACTGGAGGTGATAGAGCTGACAACCTGAGCAATCAGGCGGTTCAGATGCTCATAGCTCGGGCGGGGGATATCCAGGTTGCGACGGCAAATGTCATAGACTGCCTCGTTGTCAACAAGGAAGGTGCAGTCAGCGTTCTCAATAGTGCTGTGGGTGGACAGTACAGCATTGTAGGGCTCAACAACCGCAGTTGATACACGGGGGGCAGGGTAAACGGCGAACTCTAGCTTGGCTTTCTTGCCGTATTCAGTGGAGAGGCGCTCCAACAACAGAGCACCGAAACCAGAGCCAGTACCACCACCGAAGGAGTGGAAGACCAGGAAGCCCTGTAGAGAGGAACAGTTATCTGGCAAGATCAGCAGAGGCCTAAAATATGGTCGGTTCATTAGCCCTACCGGCCACCCGGCGGACGCGGTCAACGACGTTGTCCACAAGCTCCTTTCCGATGGTATAGTGACCACGAGCATCTGTCGTTCATCGATTAGCCTTTGCTTTCTACTGATGTTCTCTTTAAACCGTACAGTTGTTGGCCGCGTCTTCCTTTCCGCTAATCAACAGCTCAGGGTGGAAGAGCTGGCGGTAGTCACCGGTACGGATCTCATCAATAGGCTGGCAACAGTCAGCGTAATAAGTTCCTCACAAGCATTCACTTGCTTTCTGGAAGACGATTGCGTACCGATGGGTCGAGGTCAACGAAGATCGAACGGGGGACGTATTTGCCGTTGCTGGTCTCGCTGAAGAAGGTCTCGAACGAAGCGCCCGAGTTGAGTTCCTCGGACGCCTCGGGGTCGATACGGCCATCAGCCTTGAGGCCATGCTCCAGAAGGTATCTGTATCGGTCGCGATTAGCTTGATTGCAAGCTGGTTGCTGCCGAGACGTGGGCTAGTTCAGAGTGGGGTATGTAGATGTTGGCAACGGGAAAAGCGGTGAACATACAACTCCCAAGCGCTGTTACCAAGCTGCGTACCAGCCTGGCCAATGTGGATGTGGCAAATCTAAATAAGAAGGACGGAGGTCAGAATCCAGAGATACACGTCCATGGGTAAGGGCGATGCTAAGGCAAGATGAGCCCGAATGAGGTAAATTTCAACGGTCATGGTTAAGGGGAGGGGCGTGACAGTGCGGGGGAAGTAAATAAGCAAACGGCAGTAAATTCAGAGTGGTTCGTACCTCGCCTCTCATGATGGCTTAACGAGATGATAATACGGGAGAAGGATGGAGCAAAAGGATATCCCGGTGGTTGGATGGGAGAGAATTGGAAAAGAGTCAGGTGTAGTTTAAAGGaatcgaagaggatgaggagagaagagaagagagaactAGTAAAGTGAAGGAGCAGTGGAGTGATAGTTCGGCGTTCGTTCTTGCCCGTGGGCCCAATCAACAAGACCCTGTCAGCCAATCAGCGGCCTTCCTGCCTCTCCTGACCCATCCACTGAGCGGATCATTACGTGACCCGTCAGAGCCCATCATGTTATGTTATTTCCTCTTCCATATCCTTGGACCCTGGATCACCCTCATAGTTCACATTAACAATATCTACTCGGCACGCACGGAGTACTTCCATGGATTATCAATCAACCGTACTCAATCTTAACTGAAAACGGATAATCGACACTCAGAGACATAAGAAGAACCCTAACTCAGAAGTTTGACTTAGTATCTCCACTCCCGATAGCCGTTAGGTTAGACTATCGGAGGCAGCCGTCTGCCTCATTACCTGTAAGCTGAGCCTCACCTTTAGTTCCATTAATGtacagaaaataaagaaactcATCCACTACCTATGCTCTGTAAAGCATCGCCTACTAAGTACTTGAAGTTCTTTACAGGTTCACTTTGAGAGTGCAACAATCTTCAAAAAAGACACAAGTATCCCAAACATGGGTCCTTAGTCATGACCCGATCATCTGTTGATTAGATCTAGTACTACTTGTGCGGTTATGATTGTTTTGTATAGTGCTATCCTCTCAAAGTAGAAGTTAATGCTCTCCAGCTGTCATGCTAGAAAAATACAAGGAAAGGATCCTGATTGAACAGTATGAAGTCAGGACAGCTGAAATTCCTATTGGAAAAGCCGCATATAAGACGCTTAGTATACCTTGTAACTTGTCTTGCGCAGAGCACCCTACTGTCTTCACAATATAAGTACTGAACTGTGCTCTTGCACTTCCTCCTTCGGATTACTCGTGTACATTGTGCCTAAGGCCATCACACTCACCCAAGTGAGCAATATTATACTCAACCTGGAATAAATAGCATTTACCCTTAAGAGAACAACAATAATCCGGAGGAAGTTAATTATCAAAATTAACTTGTCAATAATAGAGGTGTGCAGACACAAAGTCTCAAGTCTTAGAGACCACTCACTTTATCTATGATCAGCTTCGGCACGTCCTTGGAGCTCTCAACCCGAAGGCTTCATAGCTGGTCAGATAAGGAAGGTAAGAATAGATATCCCTGCTTGGTTTAAATAGCTTTTCGCGTCTGTCATAGTTAAAATACTTTGAGTCTATGTTTAGGTATGGTATGGCTAGTGGGTGAAGGAGCAGAATGGGGTCCAGTGCatcttttttatctatagaacTCTGTTTGAGTCATACAAGCGAAAAGGGAAGGGATATCGGTGTAGAATGTTGATGTATAGTGAGCAAGGAATTGATGACCGCACGGTGATGGAGATCACCTGCGAGGCAAGTCTGGGGGTTTTGACAGTTATTGGAAGATTTGAGGGCGAAGGTTTCAATCCGTTTACTTGGAACTGAATAAGTGTAGACGTTGTTAGGATGTGCTGGAAGTAACTTTTTGAGTCTTAAGGAAGATATTGATTTGTTCTTCTCACAAGTTATAAGCCAAGCTATGGATCATAGAACTCCGGAGATCCCGCTTGGTCGGACTTGCTGTCATTTTCTTAAATGTGGGAAGGAAGAACGCCGCTATGCGGGTGACGGTCATACATGCAGAAGAATCCGAGTCATACCGAAAATGGAATGAGTTTTAGAGAGGGAGGGTAATATAAGGGCGTGACCGATATAAGTACTAAGCAGCATCCTGTGCAAGGCACCTTGCTCATACCATCGTAGATCTAATCTTTCGCGTTCCATCTACAAGGAGGCCAGAGCATTGTTCAACATCTCCTTTTATGGAACCCATCCACCAGTCGTCTAACTTACCAGAACCCAATCTAATGTGGGCAAAAAAAATCACGGTGAGGCGACTAGAATATGAGGATCGCCGCTCCCCGTTGGTAACTCGGTGGTGGCGTTGAATTAAGGCCCTAATTGGAAGGGGGAATGTAAATATGCTTCCGATATAGTCTAGATCGTCATCCTAACTCACCAAAATATTTCCAGCACGCTCCACATCTAAGTTGTCCCAAGACATATCGGCATCTGTTGAAGCTATGGTCCACACGAAGGCCGGTATAGACGAATAGCGAACGCTAGGTCAGCTGG
The sequence above is a segment of the Aspergillus flavus chromosome 4, complete sequence genome. Coding sequences within it:
- a CDS encoding thioredoxin-like protein gives rise to the protein MSTLIEISSEAEFDSHIKSLPSTTLSILYFHAPWAAPCAQMRTVLAALASQYPATQPPTTSFISINAEELPDISETYEVTAVPFVVLTRDGKILESISGSDAVRVREAIERHAGSKASAGAPATIPPPLAAVPRETGPTTATQPPAGAANGDALTPEQSKEALFARLRELVKAAPVMLFMKGTPSAPQCGFSRQLVAILRERSVKYGFFNILADEDVRQGLKEFADWPTFPQLWVGGELVGGLDIVSLYFLFFFFLCLVSLPWLNGLVLIGEQVKDEIENDPDFLREHSVNKAPVAA
- a CDS encoding putative gamma-butyrobetaine hydroxylase subfamily (gamma-butyrobetaine hydroxylase subfamily), whose translation is MVRLLATVLRSSRAAVPSARPLYSRGYSVASGAAEDAASLGPTPKKGPPGGLHEPIRNLMDPPEPQARNIQPSTPSIGRQGIRIRTGKGDVSAMHYLLRDGCKCPQCVDQHSKQRNFRMSDIPTDIKPRSTEWDGSVLKVKWENDIPGFDESHTSTYTLNQLRNPSANYSYHSTGRKRKRLLWHNWFQHRFVSYEEYMHDDEAFSSAMRNLARTGLLFVKDIPDSRAEVEKLATRMGPLRNTFYGSTWDVRTVPEAKNVAYTSQFLGFHMDLMYMNEPPGYQLLHCLQNSCDGGESLFADSFAVARQLSIDDPEAFKALCNLRLSYEYNHENDIYTNDWPVFQTYVDEYTQQQRLMHANYSPPFQAPMHGQRRPFNRTMSEMRALDKFAKMLEDEKYIYELKLNPGECVIFENRRVLHARRQFNTATGQRWLAGAYVDEDAVLSKFATSARKYPHLWRDSPSKPSRKEAEGEGQV
- a CDS encoding solute carrier protein (Mitochondrial thiamine pyrophosphate carrier 1) → MSAGGEHLKDEGTRRQVVLAGGIAGLVSRFCVAPLDVVKIRLQLQIHSLSDPTSHQNIKGPVYKGTLPTIRSIVREEGITGLWKGNIPAELMYVCYGAIQFAAYRTTTQALSQLDPYRLPPPAESFVAGATAGGLATASTYPLDLLRTRFAAQGTERVYTSLYASVRDIAQNEGPKGFFRGCSAAVGQIVPYMGLFFATYESLRPVMSGLHDLPFGSGDAAAGVVASVLAKTGVFPLDLVRKRLQVQGPTRSKYVHRNIPEYQGVYNTMAMIVRTQGMRGLYRGLTVSLFKAAPASAVTMWTYEKSLHYLRELEVASE
- a CDS encoding tubulin alpha chain, coding for MRGEICHIHIGQAGTQLGNSAWELYLLEHGLKADGRIDPEASEELNSGASFETFFSETSNGKYVPRSIFVDLDPSPIDEIRTGDYRQLFHPELLISGKEDAANNYARGHYTIGKELVDNVVDRVRRVADNCSSLQGFLVFHSFGGGTGSGFGALLLERLSTEYGKKAKLEFAVYPAPRVSTAVVEPYNAVLSTHSTIENADCTFLVDNEAVYDICRRNLDIPRPSYEHLNRLIAQVVSSITSSLRFDGALNVDLTEFQTNLVPFPRIHYPLISFAPVVSSNRSSHESFKVQDLTFQCFEPNNQMVVCDPRNGKYMAVALLYRGDVVPRDCTQAVAAIKAKASFNLVEWCPTGFKLGINYQKPVRVPNSELAPVDRSVSMLSNTTAISEAWSRLDHKFDLMYSKRAFVHWYVGEGMEEGEFSEAREDLAALEKDYEEVANDGEPLEEEEPEY